The Saccharolobus shibatae B12 genomic interval CTAAGGTTAATAGGATAAAAGATGTCTTGTTATCTCTGCTAAACGCTAAAGATATAGAAATAAGTAAAATAGAAGGATTCAAAAGTTTCAGTAAATATAAGGTCGAGCCTAATAGGTCGATCATAGGTAAAGAGTATAAGAGTATGTCTCCTAAAATATTGGATTATATTAGAAATAATAGCGATATAATAGCTATAGACATACTTAATAAAAAACAGCACGTTGCTAGAATAGATAATGTTGATGTAATACTTGATACTTCGCACGTGATTATCTCAGAAGAGACTATTGAAGGTTATGTTTCATCTAAATTTGCTCAGGGTATAGTGGTCATAAGTAAGGAAATTTCCGAGAGTGAAGAGGAAGAGGGATTAGTTAGGGACATAATAAGGAGGATACAGTTCATGAGAAAACAACTAAAACTGAATGTTGTAGATTATATTGAGATTAGTATAAAGGCGCCAGAAGAAAGAGTAAAAACGATACAAAAATGGGAGGAATTTATTAAGAGTGAGACTAGGGGGAATAAGGTAATTTTAGGTGATCCTAAAGGAGATATCATAATGGATTGGGATATAGAAGGAGAATCTTATATAATAGGGATAAAGAAGTCTACATGATGTTTCCTTTTCCACGCTATAAGCCCTTAAATGTTGCTCTTTTTTTGTCTATATTTGATATTGAAAATTCTCTTCTTGAAATTACGTTAAAACTTTCATTTATACTTAGAGTCACAAATACGTTTAGAGTCAATAAAATTTACTGGATAACAGATTCCGTAAATTCTGCTAAATTAGAAAAAATAATTAAAGATCTTACAAAATATGCTCTTTTACCTCCGTATCTTAAAAAATATGTTCCTATAAGTCGTAATTTAAAGAAAGTTGGTTTAATGAGCCCCCTGGCAATACCATATCACCTTATTTTTAAACAAGTTGTTGAAGGCGAGATAAGATTAGGCTTTAAGGGTGATTTCGGTTTAAAAAAGAGAATAAATTCATCATCAAAGTCCATTCTGATTACTGACTCCCTAAAAGTTGGTTATATCGATTATAGTGGTTTCTATTATAGCGGAGTTAAAAACGAGTTTGTAGACTTTAACAAGATACTCAACTTTGACAATCTTATAATTGCCAGTAGGAATGGAAAAAATCCCTTAAAAGCAAAGGAAGAGTTGGCCAACTTGTACAGTAAATATGGCCTTACTTTGCTTATTGGACCACCAGCTGGAAATCTATTACAAAGGTTAGGTAAACAATATTTGGATAAGTCATATAACTTCGTTATTAAACAAGGAGTTTTAGATATAAGGGCAGAAGAGGCATTGGCTTATTCTCTGTCTATTCTA includes:
- a CDS encoding RNA methyltransferase; this encodes MMFPFPRYKPLNVALFLSIFDIENSLLEITLKLSFILRVTNTFRVNKIYWITDSVNSAKLEKIIKDLTKYALLPPYLKKYVPISRNLKKVGLMSPLAIPYHLIFKQVVEGEIRLGFKGDFGLKKRINSSSKSILITDSLKVGYIDYSGFYYSGVKNEFVDFNKILNFDNLIIASRNGKNPLKAKEELANLYSKYGLTLLIGPPAGNLLQRLGKQYLDKSYNFVIKQGVLDIRAEEALAYSLSILNLLLS